The following proteins are co-located in the Candidatus Nitrotoga sp. AM1P genome:
- a CDS encoding ribonucleoside-diphosphate reductase subunit alpha produces MSPVSAHIISGEATSTLNIPFDHHKVIRRNGSVVAFEATKITVALTKAFIAVNGEASARVRELVNQLTETVVNALLRRHPHGGTLHIEDIQDQVELALMRSGEHDVARAYVLYREERTRERAKIKVAPAHILQVNDKGVLRPLDEARLAARITAACEGLGNAVSADPILKLTLRDLYDGVPVEEVRKCAILAARAMIEHDPAYSFVTARLLLNNICCDVIGEDADMATRYAEYFPSFIKRGIEAELLDRDMANFDLPRLANELTASRDLQFSYLGLQTLYDRYFLHINENRIELPQAFFMRVAMGLALRENDRDTRAIEFYHLLSSFDFMSSTPTLFNSGAIRSQLSSCYLTTVPDDLAGIFEAVKENALLAKYSGGLGNDWTPVRSMGAHIKGTNGKSQGVVPFLKVANDTAVAVNQGGKRKGAVCAYLETWHLDIEEFLELRKNTGDDRRRTHDMNTANWIPDLFMKRVLEDGEWTLFSPSTCPDLHDKFGSEFERAYITYEARAANSEITLFKKVSAASLWRKMLTMLFETGHPWIAFKDPCNIRSPQQHAGVVHSSNLCTEITLNTSASEIAVCNLGSINLKAHLNTLGQLDHEKLKRTITTAMRMLDNVIDINYYAVEKARNSNLRHRPVGLGIMGFQDCLHELRIPYASKKAVEFADSSMEAVCYYAYLASTELAEERGRYESYNGSLWDQGILPQDTLELLRQSRGGHVEVDMSASMDWDKLRARIKQYGMRNSNCVAIAPTATISNIIGVSACIEPTYQNLFVKSNLSGEFTVINEYLVNDLKRLGLWDEVMIADLKYFDGSLAKIDRIPAELHSLYATAFEIEPQWVIEAAARRQKWIDQAQSLNIYMAGVSGRKLDETYKLAWLRGLKTTYYLRTMGATSAEKSTSRAGELNAVQMCAIDNPECESCQ; encoded by the coding sequence ATGTCTCCAGTATCGGCACACATCATTTCCGGCGAGGCTACGAGCACGCTCAACATCCCTTTTGACCACCACAAGGTGATCCGCCGCAATGGTTCTGTAGTTGCTTTTGAGGCAACCAAGATTACCGTTGCATTGACCAAGGCATTTATCGCCGTAAACGGCGAAGCGTCCGCCCGCGTGCGCGAGTTAGTTAACCAATTGACCGAAACTGTGGTTAATGCACTGTTACGCCGCCACCCGCATGGTGGGACGTTACATATCGAAGATATTCAAGATCAAGTCGAACTGGCTCTGATGCGTTCCGGGGAACACGATGTGGCCCGCGCCTACGTGCTTTACCGCGAGGAACGCACGCGTGAACGGGCCAAGATAAAAGTTGCGCCTGCGCATATTCTTCAAGTCAACGACAAGGGTGTGCTTCGCCCGTTGGATGAAGCGCGACTTGCGGCACGCATCACGGCAGCTTGTGAAGGACTCGGCAACGCGGTAAGTGCTGATCCGATTCTTAAGCTGACACTACGTGATCTTTATGATGGCGTACCAGTTGAAGAGGTACGCAAATGTGCCATCCTTGCCGCTCGTGCAATGATCGAACATGACCCAGCCTATAGCTTCGTTACCGCCCGGCTGCTGCTGAACAACATTTGCTGTGATGTTATTGGCGAAGATGCCGACATGGCAACGCGTTATGCCGAATATTTTCCCTCATTCATCAAGCGTGGCATTGAAGCAGAGCTACTTGACCGCGACATGGCAAATTTTGACCTGCCACGATTGGCCAATGAATTAACTGCAAGCCGTGACTTGCAGTTCAGCTATCTTGGCTTGCAAACCCTATATGACCGTTACTTCCTGCACATAAACGAAAATCGCATCGAGCTGCCACAGGCATTTTTCATGCGCGTGGCTATGGGCTTGGCGCTCAGGGAGAATGACCGCGATACACGCGCTATCGAGTTCTATCATCTACTGTCCAGTTTCGATTTCATGAGCTCAACGCCTACCCTGTTCAACTCTGGGGCCATCCGGTCGCAACTTTCTTCTTGCTACCTGACTACCGTACCGGACGACTTGGCCGGTATCTTTGAAGCAGTAAAGGAAAATGCTCTTCTGGCCAAATACTCCGGTGGCCTTGGCAACGACTGGACCCCCGTACGTTCTATGGGCGCACACATCAAGGGCACCAACGGCAAATCACAAGGCGTGGTGCCATTCCTGAAAGTCGCCAATGACACTGCCGTGGCAGTCAACCAAGGAGGCAAAAGGAAAGGCGCGGTATGCGCTTATCTGGAAACATGGCATCTGGATATCGAAGAATTTCTTGAGTTACGCAAGAATACCGGCGACGACCGCCGTCGTACACATGACATGAATACAGCCAATTGGATACCCGACCTGTTCATGAAACGTGTACTGGAAGACGGGGAATGGACACTATTTTCACCATCAACCTGCCCCGATCTGCACGACAAATTCGGCTCGGAGTTCGAGCGTGCTTACATAACTTATGAGGCCCGTGCAGCGAACAGCGAGATCACCCTATTCAAAAAAGTTTCGGCAGCCAGCCTGTGGCGCAAAATGCTGACCATGTTATTTGAGACCGGTCATCCGTGGATCGCTTTTAAAGATCCATGTAACATACGTTCGCCACAACAACATGCTGGCGTGGTGCATAGCTCTAATCTATGCACCGAAATCACGCTGAACACCTCCGCATCCGAAATTGCGGTATGTAATCTTGGCTCGATCAATCTCAAGGCACATCTGAACACATTGGGCCAGCTTGACCATGAAAAACTCAAGCGCACCATTACCACGGCCATGCGTATGTTGGACAACGTAATCGACATCAACTACTACGCCGTTGAAAAGGCGCGCAACTCCAACCTTCGGCACCGCCCGGTTGGACTGGGCATCATGGGGTTTCAGGATTGCCTGCATGAACTGCGGATACCCTATGCCTCGAAAAAAGCAGTCGAATTTGCTGACAGCTCCATGGAAGCAGTGTGCTATTACGCCTATTTGGCATCCACAGAACTGGCCGAAGAACGAGGCCGCTACGAGAGCTATAACGGCAGCCTGTGGGATCAGGGCATATTGCCGCAGGATACGCTGGAACTTCTGCGTCAGTCACGCGGCGGGCATGTAGAGGTAGATATGTCCGCTAGCATGGACTGGGACAAACTACGTGCACGCATCAAACAGTACGGCATGCGCAACTCAAACTGCGTGGCCATTGCGCCTACTGCGACTATATCAAACATCATCGGCGTATCAGCCTGCATCGAACCTACTTACCAGAACTTATTTGTAAAGTCGAATCTGTCCGGTGAATTCACCGTCATTAACGAATATCTGGTAAATGACCTCAAGCGGCTGGGACTGTGGGATGAAGTGATGATAGCCGACCTAAAATATTTCGATGGAAGCCTTGCTAAAATTGATCGCATCCCGGCCGAATTGCACAGTCTGTATGCGACTGCATTCGAGATTGAGCCGCAATGGGTAATAGAAGCAGCTGCACGGCGCCAGAAATGGATTGACCAAGCGCAATCGCTAAACATCTACATGGCTGGTGTGTCGGGGCGCAAACTCGACGAAACCTACAAGCTGGCATGGCTACGAGGCCTGAAAACTACATATTATTTACGCACCATGGGTGCAACTTCAGCGGAAAAATCCACCTCGCGCGCTGGCGAACTGAATGCAGTGCAGATGTGCGCAATTGACAACCCAGAATGCGAGTCATGCCAATGA